Proteins from one Methanococcus maripaludis C5 genomic window:
- the rpoA2 gene encoding DNA-directed RNA polymerase subunit A'', whose translation MQMADLEKKLENSVLPPLLKRELSEKILKDGLSEEYLVDEIISETTRAYERTLVEPGEAVGVVAAQSIGEPGTQMTMRTFHYAGVAELNVTLGLPRMIEIVDARKEPSTPTMTIYLNDEFKGDREKASMVAKNIESTNVESVSEDISVDLVNECITIILNSQQLESRGLTVPDVIEAIKSKMKLKIDDHENVLNLKIKTPSLKALRKRLPKVRAIHLKGVQNIKRVIIRKEVDEYILYSEGSNIKEVFDIEGVDTTKTTTNNIVEIQDVLGIEAARNAIIYEMDATLGNQGLTVDKRHLMMVADLMCTDGVVKPIGRHGIGGEKASVLARAAFEETVKHLYSASMRGYVDELGGVVENIIVGKPIAMGTGCIDICIDKTYEEGKEL comes from the coding sequence ATGCAAATGGCTGATTTAGAAAAGAAATTGGAAAATTCCGTCCTGCCACCGTTGTTAAAAAGAGAACTTTCGGAAAAAATTTTAAAGGATGGACTAAGTGAAGAATACCTCGTTGACGAAATCATAAGCGAAACTACAAGGGCATACGAAAGAACTCTCGTAGAGCCTGGAGAAGCAGTTGGTGTTGTTGCAGCACAATCAATTGGTGAACCTGGTACGCAGATGACAATGAGAACGTTCCACTATGCAGGGGTAGCGGAGTTAAACGTTACTCTTGGTCTTCCAAGGATGATTGAAATTGTAGATGCTAGAAAAGAGCCATCTACCCCAACAATGACAATTTACTTAAATGATGAATTCAAGGGCGATAGAGAAAAAGCGTCAATGGTCGCAAAAAACATTGAAAGTACCAATGTTGAATCTGTTTCAGAAGACATCAGTGTAGATTTAGTAAATGAATGCATTACAATTATATTGAACAGCCAACAGCTTGAAAGCAGAGGATTAACTGTTCCTGATGTAATCGAAGCAATAAAATCCAAAATGAAACTTAAAATTGATGATCACGAAAACGTGCTCAACTTAAAAATTAAAACACCTTCATTGAAAGCATTAAGAAAGAGACTTCCAAAAGTTAGAGCAATCCACTTAAAAGGTGTGCAAAACATCAAAAGGGTTATTATCAGAAAAGAAGTTGATGAATACATCCTTTACAGTGAAGGTTCAAACATCAAAGAAGTCTTTGACATCGAAGGTGTTGATACAACAAAAACCACTACAAACAACATTGTTGAAATTCAGGATGTTTTAGGTATCGAAGCTGCAAGAAATGCAATCATATACGAAATGGATGCAACCCTTGGAAACCAAGGTCTTACAGTAGACAAAAGACACTTGATGATGGTAGCAGACCTTATGTGTACGGATGGAGTTGTAAAACCAATCGGTAGACATGGTATTGGTGGTGAAAAAGCATCAGTTCTTGCAAGAGCAGCATTTGAAGAAACTGTAAAACACCTCTACTCTGCATCCATGAGAGGATATGTTGATGAACTCGGCGGAGTTGTTGAAAACATTATTGTTGGAAAACCAATTGCAATGGGTACAGGCTGCATCGACATATGCATCGACAAGACTTACGAAGAAGGAAAAGAATTATAA
- a CDS encoding 30S ribosomal protein S7, translating to MEIKLFGKWDSETVTVKDPSLKSYISVAPVLVPHTAGRNTKKSFDKAKMNIVERLANKLMANQNNTGKKHETLAIVEEALAIIENRTKENPVQVLVDALENSGPREETTRISYGGIAFLQSVDVSPSRRLDTAFRNIALGASDSAHKNKKTVAQCLADEIIFASKADMQKSFAVRKKEEKERVAQSAR from the coding sequence TTGGAAATCAAATTATTTGGTAAATGGGACAGTGAAACTGTCACAGTTAAAGACCCAAGTTTAAAATCCTACATTAGTGTAGCTCCAGTTTTAGTTCCACATACTGCAGGAAGAAATACAAAGAAAAGCTTTGATAAAGCTAAAATGAACATTGTAGAAAGATTAGCTAACAAATTAATGGCTAACCAAAACAACACCGGTAAAAAACACGAAACTTTAGCAATTGTTGAAGAAGCTTTAGCAATTATTGAAAACAGGACAAAAGAAAACCCTGTTCAAGTTTTAGTTGATGCTTTAGAAAATTCAGGACCTAGAGAAGAAACAACAAGAATCTCTTACGGGGGAATCGCATTCTTACAGTCCGTTGATGTTTCACCATCAAGAAGATTAGACACTGCTTTCAGAAACATCGCTCTCGGTGCTTCAGACAGTGCACATAAAAACAAAAAAACCGTTGCTCAATGCTTAGCAGACGAAATCATCTTTGCTTCAAAAGCTGACATGCAAAAAAGCTTTGCTGTTAGGAAAAAAGAAGAAAAAGAAAGAGTTGCACAATCTGCAAGATAA
- a CDS encoding 30S ribosomal protein S12 — protein MAGSKSPKGEFAGRKLLLKRKASRWHHYKYVNKALSLKLKADPLEGAPMGRGIVVEKVGLEAKQPNSAIRKCVRVQLIKNGRQVTAFAPGNHAINFIDEHDEVVIEGIGGPSGQAKGDIPGVRYKVVMVGKNSIRELVRGRQEKVKR, from the coding sequence ATGGCAGGAAGTAAATCTCCAAAAGGAGAATTCGCAGGAAGAAAATTACTTTTGAAAAGAAAAGCAAGCAGATGGCACCACTACAAATACGTGAACAAAGCATTGAGCTTAAAATTAAAAGCTGACCCATTAGAAGGTGCTCCAATGGGAAGAGGAATTGTTGTTGAGAAAGTAGGTCTCGAAGCAAAACAGCCAAACTCTGCTATCAGAAAATGTGTTAGAGTTCAGTTAATCAAAAACGGTAGACAAGTTACAGCATTTGCACCTGGAAACCACGCTATCAACTTCATTGATGAACACGACGAAGTTGTTATCGAAGGTATCGGTGGTCCATCAGGACAGGCTAAAGGGGATATCCCTGGAGTTAGGTACAAAGTTGTAATGGTTGGTAAAAACTCAATCAGAGAGCTTGTCAGAGGAAGACAGGAAAAAGTTAAAAGATAA
- a CDS encoding elongation factor EF-2 — MGRRAKMVEKVKTLMETHDQIRNMGICAHIDHGKTTLSDNLLAGAGMISKELAGDQLALDFDEEEAARGITIYAANVSMVHEYGGKEYLINLIDTPGHVDFGGDVTRAMRAIDGAVVVCCAVEGVMPQTETVLRQALKEKVKPVLFINKVDRLINELKLTPEELQGRFMKIIAEVNKLIEKMAPEEFKTEWLCDVANGKVAFGSAYNNWAISVPYMQRSGISFKDIIDYCEQEKQGELADKAPLHEVVLDMSIKHLPNPLQAQKYRIPNIWKGDAESAIGKSMVECNPNGPLAGVVTKIIVDKHAGAISACRLFSGRIKQGDDLYLVGSKQKARAQQVSIFMGAERVQVPSISAGNICALTGLREATAGETVCSPSEILEPGFESLSHTSEPVITVAIEAKNTKDLPKLIEILRQIAREDNTVRVEINEETGEHLISGMGELHIEVITNTKIGRDGGIEVDVGEPIVVYRETIMGTSPEIEGKSPNKHNKLYMIAEPMEESVYAAYVEGKLHDEDYKKKTTADGEARLVEAGLEKDQAKKVMSIYNGNMIVNMTRGIVQLDEARELIIEGFKEGVRNGPLAAEKVQGVKIKLMDATFHEDAIHRGPAQIIPAVRFGVRDAVSQAKPVLLEPMQSVYINTPQDYMGDGMKEINNRRGQILDMEQEGDMSIIKSSVPVAEMFGFAGAIRGATQGRCLWSVEFSGFEKVPGELQPKIVKQIRDRKGLKSE; from the coding sequence ATGGGAAGAAGAGCAAAAATGGTTGAAAAGGTTAAAACCTTAATGGAAACGCACGACCAAATTAGAAATATGGGTATCTGTGCTCACATCGACCACGGTAAAACAACATTATCAGACAACTTGCTTGCAGGAGCAGGTATGATCTCAAAAGAATTAGCTGGAGACCAGCTTGCACTCGACTTCGATGAAGAAGAAGCTGCAAGAGGTATCACAATCTACGCTGCAAACGTTTCAATGGTACACGAATACGGCGGAAAAGAATACTTAATCAACTTAATTGACACCCCTGGTCACGTTGACTTCGGTGGTGACGTTACAAGAGCAATGAGAGCAATTGATGGTGCTGTTGTTGTATGTTGTGCAGTTGAAGGTGTTATGCCGCAAACTGAAACTGTTTTAAGACAGGCATTAAAAGAAAAAGTTAAACCTGTTTTATTCATTAACAAAGTTGACAGATTGATCAATGAGTTGAAATTAACCCCTGAAGAATTACAGGGAAGATTCATGAAAATCATTGCAGAAGTTAACAAGTTAATCGAAAAAATGGCCCCTGAAGAATTCAAAACCGAATGGTTATGTGACGTTGCAAACGGAAAAGTTGCTTTCGGTTCAGCATACAACAACTGGGCTATTTCAGTTCCATACATGCAAAGATCAGGAATTTCATTCAAAGATATTATTGACTACTGTGAACAAGAAAAACAAGGAGAATTAGCCGACAAAGCTCCGCTCCACGAAGTTGTTCTTGACATGTCAATCAAACACTTACCAAACCCACTCCAAGCTCAGAAGTACAGAATTCCAAATATCTGGAAAGGAGATGCTGAATCAGCTATCGGTAAATCAATGGTTGAGTGTAACCCTAACGGACCTCTCGCAGGTGTTGTTACAAAAATTATCGTTGATAAACACGCTGGTGCAATTTCCGCATGCAGATTGTTTTCAGGAAGAATCAAACAAGGAGACGATCTCTACCTCGTTGGTTCAAAACAGAAAGCAAGAGCCCAACAAGTTTCAATTTTCATGGGTGCTGAAAGAGTTCAGGTGCCAAGCATTTCAGCAGGTAACATCTGTGCTTTAACAGGATTAAGAGAAGCTACTGCTGGTGAAACAGTATGCAGCCCTTCAGAAATCTTAGAACCTGGATTTGAATCATTAAGCCACACCTCTGAACCAGTTATCACTGTTGCAATCGAAGCTAAAAACACTAAAGATTTGCCAAAATTAATTGAAATCTTAAGACAGATTGCAAGAGAAGACAACACAGTAAGAGTAGAAATCAACGAAGAAACCGGTGAACACTTAATCAGCGGTATGGGTGAGCTCCACATCGAAGTTATCACAAACACCAAAATCGGAAGAGATGGTGGAATTGAAGTAGATGTCGGTGAACCAATCGTTGTTTACAGAGAAACGATTATGGGCACATCCCCAGAAATCGAAGGAAAATCACCAAACAAACACAACAAGCTCTACATGATTGCAGAGCCTATGGAAGAATCCGTATACGCTGCATACGTAGAAGGTAAACTTCACGATGAAGACTACAAAAAGAAAACTACCGCTGATGGTGAAGCAAGGTTAGTTGAAGCAGGTCTTGAAAAAGATCAAGCTAAAAAAGTAATGTCAATTTACAACGGAAACATGATTGTAAACATGACAAGAGGTATCGTACAACTCGATGAAGCTAGAGAGTTAATTATCGAAGGTTTCAAAGAAGGTGTAAGAAACGGTCCACTCGCAGCTGAAAAAGTTCAGGGCGTAAAAATCAAATTAATGGATGCAACATTCCACGAAGATGCAATCCACAGAGGTCCTGCTCAAATTATCCCTGCTGTAAGATTCGGGGTAAGAGATGCAGTTAGCCAAGCAAAACCAGTTCTCCTCGAACCTATGCAAAGTGTTTACATCAACACCCCGCAAGACTACATGGGAGACGGTATGAAAGAAATCAACAACAGAAGAGGACAGATCCTCGACATGGAACAAGAAGGAGACATGTCAATCATCAAATCCTCAGTACCTGTTGCTGAAATGTTCGGATTTGCTGGTGCAATTAGAGGGGCTACCCAAGGTAGATGTTTATGGAGCGTTGAGTTCTCAGGCTTTGAAAAAGTTCCAGGAGAGCTTCAACCTAAAATTGTTAAACAGATTAGAGACAGAAAAGGTTTAAAATCTGAATAA
- a CDS encoding phosphomannomutase/phosphoglucomutase, producing MVFKAYDIRGIYEKELDDNFAYSLGKLVGKKYGRIMVGNDIRIGSKKLLKPFIYGILETSKVYYAGEISTPLMYFGTLKKFDLGVILTASHNPKEYTGFKMCDIDAIPLSPVDEIKPDFEMFELSETQKKEIKNLDLEGLKVDISSEYLKFLSEKIEKTNRKIAVDFANGATTHAEKQVLEKILENKIFINDFPDGKFPAHEPDTLKKECLIDIITSVKNNSCEFGLIFDGDGDRIGMVDEKGKILAGDIITAIISNEILNEVKGKIVYDLRCSKIVPEIISKNGGTPVKTRVGHYFIKKLMHEIDAEFAGEFSNHFYFKSVGYFESPLLALNYILKALEREGKPLSEISKNYNKYFHSGEINFKVTDQNKSIKSIEERYGNICKIEKLDGISLYCDKFWFNVRSSNTEPLLRLNLEADDEKTMNDKLKEIKEIINS from the coding sequence TTGGTATTTAAGGCATATGATATCAGGGGAATTTATGAAAAAGAGTTAGATGATAATTTTGCGTATTCGTTAGGAAAACTTGTTGGAAAAAAATATGGACGAATAATGGTTGGAAATGATATCAGGATTGGTTCAAAAAAACTTTTAAAACCATTTATTTACGGGATACTTGAAACTTCTAAAGTTTACTATGCTGGAGAAATTTCAACTCCGTTAATGTATTTTGGAACTCTTAAAAAGTTCGATCTTGGGGTAATTTTAACTGCGTCACACAATCCAAAAGAATACACCGGATTTAAAATGTGTGACATCGATGCAATTCCCTTGTCTCCAGTAGATGAAATAAAACCAGATTTTGAAATGTTTGAACTTTCAGAAACCCAGAAAAAAGAAATTAAAAATTTGGATTTAGAAGGTTTAAAAGTTGATATTTCAAGCGAATACCTGAAATTTTTAAGTGAAAAAATTGAAAAAACTAATAGAAAAATTGCAGTGGACTTTGCAAACGGTGCAACCACCCATGCTGAAAAGCAGGTTTTAGAAAAAATTTTGGAAAATAAAATATTTATTAACGATTTTCCGGACGGAAAGTTCCCAGCGCACGAACCAGATACCCTCAAAAAAGAATGTTTGATTGATATAATAACTAGTGTAAAAAACAACTCCTGCGAATTTGGCCTTATTTTTGATGGGGATGGTGACAGGATTGGAATGGTCGATGAAAAAGGAAAAATTTTGGCAGGGGATATAATAACTGCGATAATTTCAAATGAAATCCTAAATGAAGTTAAAGGAAAAATTGTATACGATTTAAGATGCAGCAAAATCGTTCCTGAAATAATTTCGAAAAATGGTGGAACTCCGGTAAAAACAAGAGTTGGCCATTACTTTATAAAAAAATTAATGCATGAGATAGATGCTGAATTTGCAGGGGAGTTTAGCAATCACTTTTACTTCAAATCAGTAGGGTACTTTGAAAGCCCGTTATTAGCATTGAATTATATCCTGAAAGCACTTGAAAGAGAAGGAAAACCCCTTTCAGAAATTTCGAAAAACTACAACAAATATTTCCACAGTGGCGAAATAAACTTTAAAGTAACTGATCAAAACAAATCTATCAAATCTATCGAAGAAAGATATGGAAACATTTGTAAAATTGAAAAATTAGATGGAATTTCATTGTATTGTGATAAATTCTGGTTTAATGTAAGATCATCAAATACTGAACCACTTTTAAGGTTAAATTTAGAAGCAGACGATGAAAAAACAATGAATGATAAATTAAAAGAGATAAAAGAAATAATAAATTCTTAA
- a CDS encoding NusA-like transcription termination signal-binding factor, with protein sequence MRIKLNTEDIMRISLFEKMTGANVIDSTSDDEKIVFVVKEGDIGAAIGKGGENVRNATEKFGKKIDLIEYSEDAKQFIKNIFAPIELEDVWTKKFSDDLVVYVRVHPRLRRAVIGDKGKNIDRAVDIAGRLAGVKNIKVVAGLKKDNDKKPKQEEIPEKAAESSTNVEAEENQ encoded by the coding sequence ATGAGAATTAAACTTAATACAGAAGATATCATGAGAATCAGCCTCTTCGAAAAGATGACTGGCGCTAACGTGATTGATAGTACTTCTGATGACGAAAAGATTGTTTTCGTTGTTAAGGAAGGCGACATTGGAGCTGCAATAGGAAAAGGCGGCGAAAATGTGAGAAATGCAACCGAAAAATTCGGTAAAAAAATAGACTTAATCGAATACTCCGAAGATGCAAAACAGTTCATTAAAAACATTTTTGCACCAATCGAGTTGGAAGATGTCTGGACTAAAAAATTTAGTGACGATTTAGTAGTTTACGTTAGAGTTCATCCAAGATTAAGGAGAGCTGTTATCGGAGACAAAGGAAAAAACATTGATAGGGCAGTTGACATTGCAGGAAGACTTGCAGGTGTTAAAAATATCAAAGTCGTTGCTGGTTTAAAAAAAGATAACGATAAAAAACCAAAACAGGAAGAAATACCTGAAAAAGCAGCAGAATCATCTACAAATGTTGAAGCTGAAGAAAACCAATAA
- the rpsJ gene encoding 30S ribosomal protein S10: protein MQKARIKLSSTQHTELDGVCNQIKAIAEKTGVDMAGPIPLPTKALKVTTRKSTDGEGSSSFDRWTMRVHKRVIDIEADERTMKHIMKVRIPDTVQIEIELRN from the coding sequence ATGCAAAAAGCAAGAATTAAATTATCAAGCACACAACACACAGAATTAGACGGTGTATGCAACCAGATTAAAGCTATTGCTGAAAAAACTGGTGTAGACATGGCAGGTCCAATTCCATTACCAACAAAAGCGTTAAAAGTTACAACAAGGAAATCAACAGATGGTGAAGGTTCCTCATCATTCGACAGATGGACAATGAGAGTTCACAAAAGAGTTATCGACATTGAAGCTGACGAAAGAACCATGAAACACATCATGAAAGTTAGAATTCCAGACACAGTTCAAATCGAAATTGAATTGAGAAACTAA
- a CDS encoding 50S ribosomal protein L30e: MRRRSSMDINRAIRVAVDTGNVVLGTKQAIKNIKHGEGQLVIVADNCAKDVKEDIFYYTKLSETPVYTHQATSIELGAICGKPFPVSALLVLEPGNSAILNVNNEE, encoded by the coding sequence ATGAGAAGGAGGTCTAGTATGGACATAAACAGAGCTATAAGAGTAGCAGTGGACACTGGAAACGTAGTCTTAGGTACAAAACAGGCTATTAAAAACATAAAACACGGCGAAGGCCAGTTAGTAATCGTTGCAGACAACTGTGCAAAAGACGTTAAAGAAGACATTTTTTACTACACAAAACTTTCAGAAACCCCGGTTTACACACACCAGGCAACTTCAATCGAACTTGGAGCTATCTGTGGAAAACCATTCCCTGTTTCCGCATTGTTGGTTTTAGAACCTGGTAACTCGGCTATTTTAAACGTTAACAATGAAGAATAA
- the tuf gene encoding translation elongation factor EF-1 subunit alpha translates to MAKEKPILNVAFIGHVDAGKSTTVGRLLLDGGAIDPQLIVRLKKEAEEKGKAGFEFAYVMDGLKEERERGVTIDVAHKKFPTAKYEVTIVDCPGHRDFIKNMITGASQADAAILVVNVDDAKSGIQPQTREHVFLSRTLGISQLAVAINKMDTVNFSEADYNEMKKMLGDQLLKMVGFNPDNITFVPVASLHGDNVFKKSDKTPWYNGPTLAEVIDAFQPPEKPTTLPLRLPIQDVYSITGVGTVPVGRVETGIIKPGDKVIFEPAGAVGEIKTVEMHHEQLPSAEPGDNIGFNVRGVGKKDIKRGDVLGHTTNPPTVAADFTAQIVVLQHPSVMTVGYTPVFHAHTAQIACTFMELQKKLNPATGEVLEENPDFLKAGDAAIVKLMPTKPLVMESVKEIPQLGRFAIRDMGMTVAAGMAIQVTAKNK, encoded by the coding sequence ATGGCAAAAGAAAAACCAATTCTTAACGTTGCATTTATCGGACACGTAGATGCTGGTAAATCAACAACAGTAGGAAGATTATTATTAGACGGTGGAGCTATCGACCCACAGTTAATCGTAAGATTAAAAAAAGAAGCTGAAGAAAAAGGTAAAGCAGGATTCGAATTTGCTTACGTTATGGACGGTTTAAAGGAAGAAAGAGAAAGAGGGGTTACAATTGACGTAGCTCACAAAAAATTCCCTACCGCAAAATACGAAGTTACAATCGTAGACTGCCCAGGCCACAGAGACTTCATTAAAAACATGATCACTGGTGCTTCACAAGCTGATGCAGCCATCTTAGTTGTAAACGTTGACGATGCTAAATCAGGTATTCAACCACAAACAAGAGAACACGTATTCTTATCAAGAACACTCGGTATCTCACAATTAGCTGTTGCAATCAACAAAATGGACACAGTAAACTTCTCAGAAGCTGACTACAACGAAATGAAAAAGATGTTAGGCGACCAATTGTTAAAAATGGTTGGATTCAACCCAGACAACATCACATTCGTACCAGTTGCTTCACTCCACGGTGACAACGTATTCAAAAAATCCGACAAAACACCATGGTACAACGGACCTACACTTGCAGAAGTTATCGATGCGTTCCAACCACCTGAAAAACCAACAACCTTACCATTAAGATTACCTATCCAAGATGTTTACTCAATCACTGGTGTAGGTACAGTTCCAGTAGGAAGAGTTGAAACAGGTATCATCAAACCAGGAGACAAAGTTATCTTCGAACCTGCAGGAGCAGTAGGGGAAATTAAAACTGTGGAAATGCACCACGAACAATTACCAAGCGCTGAACCAGGAGACAACATCGGTTTCAACGTAAGAGGTGTTGGTAAAAAAGACATCAAAAGAGGAGACGTTTTAGGACACACAACAAACCCTCCAACAGTTGCTGCAGATTTCACAGCACAAATTGTTGTTTTACAACACCCATCAGTTATGACAGTAGGTTACACACCTGTATTCCACGCACACACAGCACAAATTGCATGTACATTCATGGAATTACAGAAAAAATTAAACCCTGCAACTGGTGAAGTTTTAGAAGAAAACCCAGACTTCTTAAAAGCTGGTGACGCTGCAATCGTTAAATTAATGCCTACAAAACCATTAGTTATGGAAAGCGTTAAAGAAATCCCACAACTCGGTAGATTCGCAATCAGAGATATGGGTATGACAGTTGCTGCAGGTATGGCAATCCAAGTTACAGCTAAAAACAAATAA
- the rpoA1 gene encoding DNA-directed RNA polymerase subunit A', protein MDRFDVPKEIGDITFGLLSPEQIRTMSVAKIVTADTYDDDGYPIDGGLMDTRLGVIDPGLVCKSCSGRVGTCPGHFGHIELSKPVIHIGFAKDIYKILKAVCPHCGKVAITELKRDEYLEKMAKLEEDGGDPWTLCDDLLKEAAKGSVCPSCGEVKADVKYDKPTAYHQLDGKAQKQLTSSEVREILEKIPAEDCRLLGINAKVARPEFMVLTVLPVPPVTVRPSITLESGERSEDDLTHKLVDIIRINQRLEENINGGAPNLIIEDLWDLLQYHINTYFDNEAPGIPPARHRSGRPLRTLAQRLKGKEGRFRHNLAGKRVNFSARTVISPDPRLSINEVGIPKLIAKELTVPEKVTPYNIEKVRTLLRNGADTHPGVNYVVKKVRTKDGKEEEYKIKITDANKDMWVENITDGMVVERHLSNGDIVLYNRQPSLHRMSIMAHKVKVLPYRTFRHNLCVCPPYNADFDGDEMNVHVPQSEEARAEAENLMLVEKHIVSPRFGGPIIGGIHDFISGAYILTSSLFTKDEALTLLNSSGLNLDLGEPDLVENKVEYYSGKTLFSKTLPEGLSLQYRAKICKKCDNCTKEECEHDAYVVIRNGKLLRGVIDKNGFGSEAGIVLNTLVKDFGSEDARLFLDAATKMSIKAMVLKGFTTGIDDEDIPAEAIQEIQDLLNKAEQDVEDIVEKYENGTLESLPGRGVEESREAYIMQILGKARDQAGNVAEKYLSKENHAALMARTGARGSLLNITMMAASVGQQSVRGGRVFRGYRDRTLPHFGKGSLDAKSHGFVRSCYKKGLAPTEYFFHAMGGREGLVDQAVRTAQSGYMQRRLVNALQDIRAEYDGTVRDSRGLVVQFEYGEDLVDPAKADHGKGVDLDKVFTKVTSKYEN, encoded by the coding sequence ATGGATAGATTTGATGTTCCAAAGGAAATCGGAGATATTACATTTGGATTGCTCTCCCCTGAACAGATAAGAACCATGTCAGTTGCGAAAATCGTTACCGCAGACACCTACGATGATGACGGATACCCAATTGACGGTGGATTGATGGATACTAGACTCGGTGTTATTGACCCTGGATTAGTATGTAAAAGCTGCAGTGGAAGAGTAGGAACTTGTCCTGGACATTTCGGACATATTGAACTTTCAAAACCAGTAATCCATATAGGATTTGCAAAAGATATTTATAAAATCTTAAAAGCAGTGTGCCCACACTGTGGAAAAGTTGCGATTACAGAGCTAAAAAGGGATGAATACTTAGAAAAAATGGCCAAACTCGAAGAAGATGGCGGAGACCCTTGGACACTCTGTGATGATTTATTAAAAGAAGCTGCAAAAGGTAGCGTCTGCCCTTCATGTGGTGAAGTTAAAGCAGATGTAAAATACGATAAACCTACTGCATACCACCAATTAGATGGAAAAGCTCAAAAACAGTTAACATCATCAGAAGTTAGAGAAATTTTAGAAAAAATTCCTGCTGAAGACTGTAGATTATTAGGAATTAATGCAAAAGTTGCAAGACCTGAATTTATGGTTTTGACAGTTTTACCAGTTCCTCCAGTAACGGTTAGGCCTTCAATCACACTTGAAAGTGGAGAAAGAAGTGAAGATGACTTAACACATAAATTAGTTGATATTATCAGAATTAACCAGAGGTTAGAAGAAAATATCAACGGTGGAGCTCCAAACTTGATTATTGAAGATTTATGGGACTTATTACAGTACCACATAAACACTTACTTTGATAATGAAGCACCAGGAATTCCCCCAGCAAGACACAGAAGTGGAAGACCTCTTAGAACACTTGCTCAAAGGTTAAAGGGTAAAGAAGGTAGGTTCAGACACAACTTAGCAGGTAAACGGGTAAACTTCTCTGCAAGGACTGTTATCTCACCTGACCCAAGACTCAGTATCAACGAAGTTGGTATTCCGAAATTAATCGCAAAAGAATTAACTGTTCCTGAAAAAGTTACACCTTACAACATTGAAAAAGTAAGAACACTTCTAAGAAACGGAGCTGACACCCACCCCGGGGTAAACTACGTGGTTAAGAAAGTAAGAACTAAAGATGGAAAAGAAGAAGAATACAAAATAAAAATTACTGATGCCAACAAAGACATGTGGGTAGAAAATATAACCGATGGAATGGTTGTTGAAAGGCACCTTTCAAACGGAGACATTGTGTTGTACAATAGGCAGCCATCACTTCACAGAATGTCAATCATGGCACACAAAGTAAAAGTTCTTCCATACAGAACTTTCAGACACAACTTGTGTGTATGTCCACCTTACAACGCGGATTTCGATGGTGACGAGATGAACGTTCACGTCCCACAGTCTGAAGAAGCGAGAGCTGAAGCTGAAAACTTAATGCTCGTTGAAAAACACATTGTTTCCCCAAGATTTGGTGGTCCAATCATCGGTGGAATTCACGACTTTATTTCAGGAGCATACATCCTTACAAGTTCGTTATTTACAAAAGACGAAGCTTTAACATTATTAAATAGCTCTGGACTCAATTTAGATCTTGGCGAACCCGATCTCGTTGAAAATAAAGTGGAATACTACAGCGGAAAAACATTATTCAGTAAAACACTTCCAGAAGGATTGAGCTTACAGTATAGAGCAAAAATCTGTAAAAAATGTGATAACTGTACCAAAGAAGAATGTGAACACGATGCTTACGTGGTAATAAGAAATGGAAAACTATTACGTGGAGTAATCGATAAAAACGGATTTGGTTCAGAAGCTGGAATTGTATTAAACACCCTTGTAAAAGACTTTGGTTCAGAAGATGCAAGATTATTCCTTGATGCTGCAACCAAAATGTCAATAAAAGCAATGGTTTTGAAAGGATTTACGACAGGTATTGACGATGAAGATATTCCTGCTGAAGCAATTCAGGAAATTCAGGATTTATTAAATAAAGCTGAACAGGATGTCGAAGATATCGTTGAAAAATATGAAAACGGAACTTTAGAATCCCTCCCCGGAAGAGGTGTTGAAGAATCCAGAGAAGCATACATCATGCAGATTTTGGGTAAAGCAAGAGACCAAGCTGGTAACGTTGCTGAAAAATATTTAAGTAAAGAAAACCACGCGGCTCTGATGGCAAGAACTGGTGCAAGAGGTTCGCTCCTTAACATTACGATGATGGCTGCAAGCGTTGGTCAGCAATCAGTTAGGGGGGGTAGGGTCTTTAGAGGTTACAGAGACAGAACCCTTCCGCACTTTGGAAAAGGAAGTTTAGATGCAAAATCACACGGATTCGTTAGAAGTTGCTACAAAAAAGGATTAGCACCAACAGAATACTTCTTCCACGCAATGGGTGGTAGAGAAGGTCTTGTGGATCAGGCGGTCAGGACTGCACAGTCTGGTTACATGCAGAGAAGACTCGTAAATGCTTTACAGGATATTAGAGCAGAATACGATGGTACTGTAAGAGATTCAAGAGGACTCGTTGTTCAGTTTGAATACGGGGAAGACTTGGTAGACCCTGCAAAAGCAGACCACGGAAAAGGTGTAGATTTAGATAAAGTATTCACAAAAGTTACTTCAAAATATGAAAATTAA